One genomic segment of uncultured Fibrobacter sp. includes these proteins:
- a CDS encoding electron transfer flavoprotein subunit alpha/FixB family protein: protein MNNVFVYCEIEGTTVVDVSLELLSKGRKLANTLGVQLECICAGKGLDGIEKQVFPYGVDKVHVFDAEGLFPYTTNPHAALVVNLFKEEQPQICLLGATVIGRDLGPRISSAMHSGLTADCTELEIDSFEMSIGGVKKAYENQLCQIRPAFGGNIVATIVNPEHRPQMATVREGVMKKEIVDPNYKGEVIKHDVAKYVPETEYVVKVLERHVEKAKHNLKGAPIVVAGGYGMGSKENFDLLFELAKELHAEVGASRAAVDAGFVDHDRQIGQTGVTVRPKVYIAFGISGQIQHLAGMQDSGIIISVNSDPEAPINAIADYVINGTVEEVLPKMIKYYKANNK, encoded by the coding sequence ATGAATAACGTATTTGTATATTGCGAAATTGAGGGCACGACCGTCGTTGACGTTTCCCTCGAACTTTTGTCCAAGGGTCGCAAGCTGGCCAACACGCTCGGCGTTCAGCTCGAGTGCATCTGCGCCGGCAAGGGCCTCGATGGCATTGAAAAGCAGGTGTTCCCGTACGGTGTCGACAAGGTTCATGTGTTCGACGCCGAAGGCCTGTTCCCCTACACCACCAACCCGCATGCAGCCCTCGTGGTGAACCTCTTCAAGGAAGAGCAGCCGCAGATTTGCTTGCTCGGTGCAACCGTGATTGGCCGTGACCTGGGCCCGCGCATTTCCAGTGCCATGCACAGCGGCCTTACCGCCGACTGTACCGAACTCGAAATCGACAGCTTCGAAATGAGCATCGGTGGCGTGAAGAAGGCTTACGAAAACCAGCTTTGCCAGATCCGCCCGGCATTCGGCGGCAACATCGTCGCGACGATCGTGAACCCGGAACACCGCCCGCAGATGGCTACCGTGCGCGAAGGCGTGATGAAGAAGGAAATCGTGGACCCGAACTACAAGGGCGAAGTCATCAAGCACGACGTGGCCAAGTACGTTCCGGAAACGGAATACGTGGTCAAGGTGCTCGAACGCCATGTGGAAAAGGCCAAGCACAACCTCAAGGGCGCCCCGATCGTGGTCGCCGGTGGTTACGGCATGGGCTCCAAGGAAAACTTCGACCTGCTGTTTGAACTTGCCAAGGAACTCCACGCAGAAGTCGGTGCTAGCCGCGCCGCCGTGGATGCGGGCTTTGTCGATCATGACCGCCAGATCGGTCAGACCGGCGTGACTGTCCGCCCGAAGGTCTACATCGCTTTCGGTATTTCCGGCCAGATCCAGCACCTCGCTGGCATGCAGGATTCAGGTATCATCATCTCCGTGAACTCCGACCCCGAAGCTCCGATCAACGCCATCGCTGATTACGTGATCAACGGCACCGTCGAAGAAGTCCTCCCGAAGATGATCAAGTATTACAAGGCAAACAATAAGTAG